A single genomic interval of Silene latifolia isolate original U9 population unplaced genomic scaffold, ASM4854445v1 scaffold_144, whole genome shotgun sequence harbors:
- the LOC141637791 gene encoding small ribosomal subunit biogenesis GTPase RsgA 1, mitochondrial has translation MPVVSFSLLRPYAPPSTAAYLLILRRKFSHLVTTTASRRNHLNHQQQQPRPNKHLTSRDLSRAKHQHLKNITTLTPPPIAAGAADKVVGKVTSAQANFMRVVVEGEHSRSVEKGVEGSNNGGGVELLCVVRAVLKKIKRRVLVGDKVLVGSIDWNDGRGMIENVFPRDSEVLDPPIANADHFLVLFSMKQPKIEPFSLTRFLIEAESTGIPLTLALNKCELVGEEVLVEWKSRLRRWGYMPIFCSVQSKRGLDSLAFILRDRTTVIVGPSGVGKSSVINALRNTSNSPSVTDEIAGSKARLEDQRVGEVSARSGRGKHTTRHVSLLPLAGGGYLADTPGFNQPSLLKVTKHSLAQAFPEIQKMHEENEPKTCAFKNCLHIGEPGCVVAREWERYPYYLQLLDEIKIREEFQLRTLGTKREGDVRNKMGDMGVMVAEPRLEPKKHRRVSRKKMNQSILDDLDEVDDEEDESLKDNPIIQAMEEENQ, from the exons atgcCGGTGGTTTCATTTTCACTACTCCGGCCGTACGCGCCACCGTCTACGGCGGCATACCTCCTTATCCTCCGCCGTAAGTTCTCACACCTAGTCACTACCACCGCTTCCAGAAGAAACCACCTCaatcaccaacaacaacaacctcgtCCTAACAAACACCTCACCTCACGTGACCTCTCACGTGCCAAACATCAGCACCTCAAAAACATCACCACACTCACTCCTCCTCCAATCGCCGCCGGAGCCGCCGATAAGGTCGTCGGAAAGGTGACTTCAGCACAGGCGAACTTCATGCGCGTCGTCGTCGAAGGCGAACACTCTAGAAGCGTCGAGAAAGGTGTAGAAGGTTCGAATAATGGCGGCGGAGTGGAGTTACTGTGTGTAGTGAGAGCAGTTTTGAAGAAGATTAAGAGACGAGTTTTAGTAGGCGATAAGGTTTTAGTAGGAAGTATTGATTGGAATGACGGTAGAGGAATGATTGAGAATGTTTTTCCGAGAGATTCTGAGGTTTTGGATCCTCCGATTGCGAATGCCGATCATTTTTTAGTGTTGTTTTCTATGAAACAGCCGAAGATTGAGCCGTTTTCTTTAACTAGGTTTTTGATTGAAGCTGAATCTACTGGAATTCCGCTTACGCTTGCGCTAAACAAATGCGAACTTGTTGGTGAAGAG GTTCTAGTTGAGTGGAAATCTAGGCTTCGTCGTTGGGGTTACATGCCCATCTTTTGCAGTGTTCAGTCCAAACGCGGCCTTGATTCTCTTGCATTCATCTTGAGAGACCGTACAACTGTCATAGTGGGACCTAGTGGTGTTGGCAAATCTAGCGTGATCAATGCATTGAGAAACACCAGCAATTCTCCTAGTGTCACAGATGAG ATTGCAGGTAGCAAAGCCAGGCTTGAGGAccagcgagttggggaagtgtcTGCTAGAAGTGGAAGAGGGAAGCATACAACTCGGCATGTTTCTTTGCTTCCTTTGGCTGGTGGAGGTTACTTAGCTGATACGCCAGGGTTCAATCAGCCTAGTCTACTGAAAGTAACTAAGCACTCTCTTGCGCAGGCATTCCCTGAG ATCCAAAAAATGCATGAAGAAAATGAACCAAAGACTTGTGCATTCAAAAATTGCTTGCATATTGGAGAACCTGGGTGTGTGGTGGCAAGGGAATGGGAGAGGTACCCGTATTACTTGCAGTTACTAGATGAAATCAAGATACGTGAGGAGTTTCAGCTAAGGACATTGGGCACAAAGCGAGAGGGCGATGTGAG GAACAAGATGGGTGATATGGGTGTCATGGTGGCGGAGCCAAGACTGGAGCCAAAGAAACACAGAAGGGTGTCTCGGAAAAAGATGAACCAGTCAATACTAGATGATTTGGATGAGGTGGATGACGAGGAAGATGAATCTCTGAAGGATAATCCCATCATACaagcaatggaagaagaaaacCAGTGA